Part of the Natronorubrum daqingense genome is shown below.
TCCGATCAGCCCGCCAGAACTCGAGAATGGTCGGACTCGATTTACCACAGTCGTGACAGCGCCACGCCGGAAGGTGCGTATCGGGTGGGTGCCCCTCGTAGATCGGCACCGCGCCCGTCATCGGATGGGGGATCAGATCGGTCCCGTCGACGAACGCCTCGGCAGTCTCGTAACTCGAGTTACTGTCGTCGACTGTCTGTCCACCGTCGGTGAGCGCCGTCTGTTCGTCGCCTTCGTCTCTCGAGGATTCGGGTTCGCTGTCATCAGACTCGAGCGTGTATGGGTTCGCGACCGTGTGCACGGGTCCGTACTCGCTATCGTACTCGAGGAGCGCCTCGGCAACGTAGCCGGGGATTGCCTCGTCTTCGCCCCATTCTTCGGCGCGTTTCTGGATTTCTGTCTCTCTGTCGCCGTCGACGTTCGTGTCGCCGCCGATCTCGATTTCAACCAGCCACTCGTGGCAGACGACCGTCGCGACGCCGTTTTCGACAACGGCCGCCCACTCGTCGACGACCGGGCTGGGCCAGACGAGGAGCAACGGCAATTCGAGTTCCGTCCGTGGGTGTTGCCAGTGCACTTCGATTTGATCCTGGTCAACCGATTCGAACTGTTCCGAGCCGTCGACCGTCGTAGTGTACCGCTCGTTACGCGACATGCTCTGATCCCTCCGTTTTCGGTGCCGTGTCTGATTCGGGGTCCGTGAGGAAGAACAGCGAGCGTCGTGCATCCTCGAGACTCGAGCGGTCGTCGACGACGCCGGTTTCCTTGAGGTGTTCGGCGATTGCATACCGAATCGTTCGTTTTGGAAGCCGGCTTTCGGCCGCTAGTTGTTGGAGTGACTGCTCGCCTTCGTACTCGAGGACTTTGTAGACGAGTTTGGCACTCGGTGGGAGATCGTCGAGAACGCGTTCGCGAGCCCGGTCACAGTCGTGATCGGGATTGTGGTTATGGTTGCGATTGGTCTCTGAATTCGACTTTCGACTCTCCTCGGTAACTCGCGGTGTACCGGGCTTGAACTGGCCTTCAGGCATCGTGACCGGCCTCCGTATCGGCGCTGCCGTCGAAGTGCCTCGTGTCATCCCAATAGGTGTCGTCACTGGGTGCACTCGGTGCGTCGATCCACTCCGCGACCTCGTGTGCGTCAACGTCGTCCTCAAAGATGTCCCGAAGCACCTCGACGTCGTTATGGATGAGGTCGCGTTCCGTCGGGTCGATATCGCCTGCAAATCGTCGCAGGTCTGCTTCCTCGACGGCCTGATGGTCTTCCAGGCCGGCTGTGACGGTAATATCGTACTCGACGAGATACGCCAGTGTGACGCGGTACTCGCGGCCAACCAACTGTGCGTTTTGGATCTTGAATTCGCGTGGTGTGCTCGAGCCCGTAGTGGCGTCACTCATCGTGACCGTCCTCCTGGTGGTCGTTTTTCGGCTGTAGTGTGCAGTTCTCGAGCCACTCGTCGATCGACTCAGCATCCAGGGCAGAAACCCAGCGACACGTTGTACAAGCATATGGACGGTTCTTGAATCCGTTTGGGTGCCCGTACATCGGATTCTTGTTCGAACAACGTGGACAGATCCACGCCCAGTAAGGTTCGGATGGCTCCTTTTTCTCATCCTCTGGAATCCCGTGATCGGTTGTAAACTCAGTGCAGTAGGATTCGGAATGCTGCTTTCGCTCTCGTTCCTTTTCGGGATATTCAGTGACAAACCACGTTCGGACGTGGCTTGCCGATCGATCACCGACACCAGAGAAATCGGTCAGCTTCCCATCGTTGACGATGTAGTCAACAAGGTGGGACTCTGTCTCAAATTTTTCCGCGAGCTTTTCCGCAGGGCGGCTCGAGACGCCCATATCTTCGAAGACTCGAACCATCTTACAGCCAGTATCCCCAATGTGACCGGCATCACTCATCGCCATCACCTGCACACGGCGTGTAGACGGGCTGGTCCAGATCCGACACGAGGTGCATATCCAGCGCATCACCGTCACCGACCGACGCCAAATCATACTCGAGAACGTCCTCTGGAGATGGTTTTAGCGGCCCCTCAACCACGTCCGCGGGGACCACTGCATAGCTCTCGAGAGCTTCCTCGATCGAGTCTACATACGTTGGAACTCCGGCCTTGCGAAACAGGTCTCGAACGGTATCGCCGGCCTGGAGTGCAACGTGGACGTTTCCGATTTGGACCACGCGAATCTCCTCGGGGTCGGCCTTTCCAGCGCCGAAAACACCGAGTCGACCGTCAACGTGGTAGGTCAACTCGAGTGTGACTGTCTCCTCGCCGCCGTGAGCGCTCGTTATCCGGGCACCGTCGGCGTTCGATCGAGCCAGAACCATCGGCAGTTCGGCCCGGAGTTCGCTACTGGTCAACAACCGACCGGAGGGGTTGAGCGTCCCGTACTGCTCGCGACGGTCCGTGCGCCGTTCGCGTTCTGATTCTGGATCAACCGCGAGTCCATTCCCGTCCGTTCGAACGGGGTTGTCCGTGCTGGCTTCTTGGTTACCCTCGAGTGTGAGTTGATCGTGCTCGTTCAACAGCGTCCGTGCGCCGTCGCGAAGCGCCTCACTCCGATTCGGGTAGTGGCCGGCGTCGACGAGTGACTCGATGCCGTTGACGAGTCGTTCGGGCATTCGATGGGTGACGCGCTCCATTAGGCGTCACCCCGAATGGCCTCGAACGCGTCTCGAGAGACGATTGCTGTCTCGACGCCGTCACTGGCAATTGAGCGATCGGCCTGGTATCGCTTCGTTCCCGTCTGTACGTCGTACTCGTTGAGTGAGTGGTACGTGAGGACGGTTCCGTCTTCGTCGAGTTCGTAGAACCACTGCAAGGACGCAACACGCGGGTTACGACAAACGATTAGCTCATCGGACTCGAGATCGTCGAGTGACGGTGGCTGGTTGTGTTCGAGATTCTCAGCGCCGGAATCCGGTGGCGTTGCTACTGAACGGTCTTTTGAAGGGGTGTTGTGCTTCATCATCGCTCCGCAATTCCGGGCGGTTTGGTCCGGAATCGTGTCTGAATCGATGACTGTTCAGCACTTAACCTCTCGGACGGCCAAGGTATGTGTTGCGATTGTCTGACCGGTAGCAATGACATCCTCCCCGGCGTGAACGCCGGGGTTTCCTCTCGCTGGGAGTCTCGGCTACGCCGAGTCCACGGAGGCAACTTGCGGGTTCGTGTGCTCCTCGTTGGGACAGGGAGCGCGTGATGACGCCGACCATGAATGGTCGTCCCACTTGAGGCACACGGGCCGTGCCATCGGCCGTGATACCGTTTCGTGCCGTCTCAGGAACGTCTCGCTCGCGGCGAGATCCGCGTGGCCTTCGAAGCCGCAGGTACACGTGAGCGTATCTTGGTGCCGGGTCGTGTCCTCGGTCGAACCGCAGTTCGGACACGTCTGCGAGGTCCACGCCTCTGTCCGAACTTCGACCGTGATACCGAACTCCTCGGCGGTATCGGCGAGGCGTCCGACGAACCGCCGGAACGTCCAGAAGTTGTGCAGCTTGGCGTTCGTCCGAACCGACCAGTGTGTCTCGAGCACGTCGGTTAAGTCGCCGACGTACACCGTCGAAACACCCTTGTCGTGCAGCCGTT
Proteins encoded:
- a CDS encoding ribbon-helix-helix domain-containing protein, yielding MERVTHRMPERLVNGIESLVDAGHYPNRSEALRDGARTLLNEHDQLTLEGNQEASTDNPVRTDGNGLAVDPESERERRTDRREQYGTLNPSGRLLTSSELRAELPMVLARSNADGARITSAHGGEETVTLELTYHVDGRLGVFGAGKADPEEIRVVQIGNVHVALQAGDTVRDLFRKAGVPTYVDSIEEALESYAVVPADVVEGPLKPSPEDVLEYDLASVGDGDALDMHLVSDLDQPVYTPCAGDGDE
- a CDS encoding helix-turn-helix domain-containing protein, whose protein sequence is MPEGQFKPGTPRVTEESRKSNSETNRNHNHNPDHDCDRARERVLDDLPPSAKLVYKVLEYEGEQSLQQLAAESRLPKRTIRYAIAEHLKETGVVDDRSSLEDARRSLFFLTDPESDTAPKTEGSEHVA